One genomic region from Streptomyces venezuelae encodes:
- a CDS encoding sulfite exporter TauE/SafE family protein — translation MEWSTSLLGFVAGLLISVITAPVGVSGAVFLLPVQVSILGVPSPAVTPTNLLYNVVAGPGALLRHHRAGSLRGPLTRLLIAGTVPGVVVGAVVRVFAVPGPRVFRFLVAALLLPLGVWLLARTLRPAPVRPSRPPSPRATTALALTVGVAGGVYGIGGGSLLGPILLGRGVPVATVAPAALASTFITSIIGSSTYALLSLAVTGDVAPDWLLGLSCGAGGLVGGYLGARLQPHLPETGLRLLLGTLAAGIGALYAVQITS, via the coding sequence GTGGAGTGGTCGACGAGCCTGCTCGGATTCGTGGCCGGGCTGCTGATATCGGTGATCACGGCGCCTGTGGGCGTCTCCGGAGCCGTCTTCCTGCTACCTGTGCAGGTCAGCATCCTGGGCGTGCCGAGCCCAGCGGTGACTCCGACCAACCTTCTCTACAATGTCGTCGCCGGTCCCGGTGCGCTGCTGCGCCACCATCGGGCGGGGAGCCTGCGAGGGCCGCTGACCCGCCTGTTGATCGCGGGCACCGTGCCCGGTGTGGTCGTCGGCGCGGTGGTCCGGGTATTCGCCGTTCCTGGCCCGCGCGTCTTCCGGTTCCTCGTCGCCGCCCTGCTGCTGCCCCTGGGGGTGTGGCTGCTGGCACGGACACTGCGCCCGGCGCCTGTCCGCCCGTCCCGGCCGCCGTCGCCCCGCGCCACGACGGCGCTGGCCCTGACCGTCGGGGTGGCCGGCGGCGTCTACGGCATCGGTGGCGGCTCCTTGCTCGGTCCGATCCTCCTCGGCCGCGGAGTACCGGTCGCCACCGTGGCGCCCGCCGCCCTGGCCTCCACCTTCATCACCTCGATCATCGGGTCGTCCACCTACGCGCTGCTCTCTCTGGCCGTTACAGGTGACGTCGCTCCCGACTGGCTCCTCGGCTTGTCGTGCGGAGCCGGCGGCCTGGTCGGCGGGTACCTCGGTGCCCGGCTCCAACCACATCTGCCCGAGACCGGTCTCCGGCTCCTTCTCGGCACTCTCGCCGCAGGCATCGGCGCTCTCTATGCGGTGCAGATTACGAGTTGA
- a CDS encoding VirB4 family type IV secretion system protein, translated as MNHRPARRARRASASPLFTPHTADRASRRAARRQLAEAAAKARAEASSHPAGTERAEQTMASPLYPPSGRPGLASARGGKLKLPAHRMTTATASGAYPFLAEGGLGAEGIYIGRDVHAEASFVFDPFALYGRVEGFTNPNVLLAGVIGQGKSALAKSFALRSVAFGYRVYVPCDPKGEWTAVASALGGTSVALGPGLPGRLNPLDPAPRPASVPEADWEGEIRKRRLLLLGSLARTVLGRDLLPMEHTALDVALDTVVARAAAIGRSPLLGDIAAALNHPDQLDHAAGTTSWRLGEAARDLAHAMRRLVHGDLAGMFDAPSTVVFDPNSPMLTIDLSQLGGSGDDTALVLAMTCASAWMESALTDPHSGRRWIVYDEAWRLMRHPGLLQRMQSQWKLSRGLGIANLMVIHRLSDLLAAGDAGSQGRALAEGLLADCSTRIIYRQETDQLHAAASLLGLTGVETEAIAHLNRGRGLWKVAGRSFIVQHLLHPHERALFDTDARMH; from the coding sequence ATGAACCACCGGCCCGCACGCCGAGCCCGCCGCGCCTCCGCTTCCCCGCTGTTCACGCCCCACACCGCAGACCGTGCCAGTCGAAGAGCGGCACGTCGGCAGCTCGCCGAGGCCGCCGCCAAGGCCCGCGCCGAGGCGAGCTCACACCCTGCCGGTACCGAGCGCGCCGAGCAGACGATGGCGTCCCCGCTTTATCCGCCGAGCGGGCGTCCGGGCCTCGCTTCCGCCCGTGGCGGGAAGCTGAAGCTGCCGGCACACCGCATGACCACCGCCACCGCCTCCGGGGCGTATCCGTTCCTCGCCGAGGGCGGTCTCGGAGCCGAGGGCATCTACATCGGCCGTGACGTCCACGCCGAAGCCTCCTTCGTGTTCGACCCGTTCGCCCTCTACGGCCGCGTCGAAGGCTTCACCAACCCGAATGTCCTTCTCGCCGGCGTGATCGGCCAGGGCAAGAGCGCCCTGGCGAAGAGCTTCGCGCTCCGGTCGGTCGCCTTCGGCTACCGGGTCTACGTCCCGTGTGATCCCAAGGGGGAGTGGACGGCTGTCGCCTCCGCGCTCGGCGGCACGTCCGTCGCCCTCGGTCCTGGCCTTCCCGGCAGGCTCAACCCCCTCGATCCCGCTCCCAGACCGGCTTCCGTCCCGGAAGCGGACTGGGAGGGCGAGATCCGTAAGCGCCGCCTGCTCCTGCTCGGTTCTCTGGCACGCACGGTCCTGGGGCGGGACCTGCTGCCGATGGAGCACACAGCGCTGGACGTCGCGCTCGACACCGTCGTGGCACGAGCCGCCGCCATCGGACGATCTCCGCTGCTCGGCGACATCGCCGCTGCCCTCAACCATCCCGACCAGCTCGACCACGCGGCGGGAACGACGTCCTGGCGTCTTGGGGAAGCAGCACGCGACCTCGCTCACGCCATGCGCCGCCTCGTCCACGGCGATCTGGCCGGCATGTTCGACGCCCCGTCCACCGTCGTCTTCGACCCGAACAGTCCGATGCTCACCATCGACCTGTCCCAGCTTGGCGGATCCGGCGACGACACCGCCCTCGTCCTCGCCATGACCTGTGCCTCAGCCTGGATGGAATCCGCCCTCACCGACCCGCACAGCGGCAGGCGGTGGATCGTCTACGACGAGGCGTGGCGGCTCATGCGTCACCCCGGGCTGCTCCAGCGCATGCAGTCCCAGTGGAAGCTGAGCCGCGGCCTGGGCATCGCCAACCTGATGGTGATCCACCGACTTTCCGACCTGTTGGCCGCCGGCGACGCCGGCTCCCAGGGCCGCGCCCTCGCGGAGGGTCTGCTAGCCGACTGCTCCACCCGCATCATCTACCGACAGGAGACCGACCAACTCCACGCCGCGGCCTCCCTGCTGGGCCTGACGGGCGTCGAGACCGAAGCGATCGCCCACCTCAACCGCGGGCGCGGCCTGTGGAAGGTCGCCGGCAGGAGCTTCATCGTGCAGCACCTTCTGCACCCCCATGAACGGGCCCTGTTCGACACCGACGCCCGCATGCACTGA
- a CDS encoding DUF6238 family protein, whose amino-acid sequence MHTSSRPDDAHPYLRAASAGIRHHTRVLARAVQTAEPRTAVNRAHLDVLHAHLTQVHQLLDQLADAARPPHPAAGRHLVSARTRLWQAITEVHSAFHLLPTVSRDRTDASECHPDRLPEGPPVLTICQRHLAAGHSVRRKTTPTDLSSPLPAHTTWCAR is encoded by the coding sequence TTGCACACAAGCTCGCGTCCCGACGACGCGCACCCCTACCTCCGGGCCGCCAGTGCGGGAATCCGCCATCACACCCGTGTTCTCGCTCGGGCCGTGCAGACGGCCGAGCCCAGGACGGCAGTGAACCGCGCGCACCTCGACGTGCTGCACGCCCACCTCACCCAGGTGCACCAACTGCTCGACCAGCTCGCCGACGCTGCCCGTCCCCCGCACCCGGCAGCCGGCCGCCACCTCGTCTCCGCGCGCACCCGCCTCTGGCAGGCCATCACCGAAGTCCACTCCGCCTTCCACCTCCTGCCCACCGTCTCCCGCGACCGCACCGACGCGTCGGAATGTCACCCCGACCGCCTGCCGGAAGGCCCGCCGGTGCTGACCATCTGCCAGCGCCACCTCGCCGCCGGGCACAGCGTGCGCCGCAAGACCACCCCCACTGACCTCAGCAGCCCGCTCCCCGCGCACACCACCTGGTGCGCCCGGTGA